In Phycisphaerales bacterium, the following proteins share a genomic window:
- a CDS encoding alkyl hydroperoxide reductase, which produces MREDVGPSRPAGWMRWALIAAGVYNIAWGLSALLSPNTAFDLMGLARPNWPQVWQCLGMVIGVYGIGYLIASANPLRHWPLVLVGLLGKVFGPIGFVVYAVKGEFPWTFGWLILFNDVIWWLPFGVVLWKARRQHAISR; this is translated from the coding sequence ATGCGTGAAGACGTGGGGCCATCCCGGCCGGCTGGGTGGATGCGCTGGGCGCTGATCGCAGCCGGTGTTTACAACATCGCGTGGGGGTTGAGCGCGCTGCTGTCGCCCAACACCGCGTTCGACCTGATGGGCCTGGCGCGGCCGAACTGGCCGCAGGTCTGGCAATGCCTTGGCATGGTCATCGGCGTGTACGGCATCGGCTACCTCATCGCCTCGGCCAATCCGCTGCGCCACTGGCCGCTCGTACTCGTGGGACTGCTGGGAAAGGTGTTCGGCCCGATCGGCTTCGTCGTGTATGCTGTCAAGGGCGAGTTCCCTTGGACGTTCGGCTGGCTCATCCTCTTCAACGACGTGATCTGGTGGCTGCCATTCGGTGTGGTACTGTGGAAGGCACGCCGGCAGCACGCCATCAGCCGCTGA